A single window of Desulfovibrio sp. G11 DNA harbors:
- the gcvPB gene encoding aminomethyl-transferring glycine dehydrogenase subunit GcvPB, giving the protein MKTIFAKSVPGRGAFCIESDAPKAADMLPAGLLRKEEPGLPQCSELDVVRHFTGLSKLNYSVDANFYPLGSCTMKYNPKFTEYVAALPGFARLHPMLAQLGGAAGCTQGALQCMYEAENMLCELTGMKAFTLQPMAGANGEFVGVKLIAAYHKAKGRDRKKMLIPDAAHGTNPASAALAGFETINLESRHGMVDPEAIIEAIRKHGEDVAGLMMTCPNTLGLMEVHLPRIVAELRKIDALLYYDGANMNAIMGKMRVGDVGFDVVHLNVHKTLSTPHGGGGPGAGPVGVSECLLPFLPAPRVRKREDGSYFLDYDVPQSIGYMGPFYGSFGVMVKALAYMLRLGGEGLTRASEYAVLNANYLKKKLENTLDIPYADRLCAHEFVASAPQETRALDIAKALLDRGFHAPTIYFPLIVHECIMAEPTETESKETLDSFVQALEEIMLQAKSDPQALLDAPVTLPARRMDETGAARNMILTEDMA; this is encoded by the coding sequence GTGAAAACCATCTTCGCCAAATCCGTTCCCGGGCGCGGCGCGTTCTGCATAGAGTCCGACGCCCCCAAGGCTGCGGACATGCTGCCCGCCGGCCTGCTGCGCAAGGAAGAACCGGGGCTGCCCCAATGCTCCGAGCTGGATGTGGTACGCCACTTTACCGGCCTTTCAAAACTCAACTACAGTGTGGATGCCAATTTTTATCCGCTTGGCTCCTGCACAATGAAGTACAACCCCAAGTTTACTGAATACGTGGCCGCGCTGCCGGGGTTCGCGCGCCTGCACCCCATGCTTGCCCAACTGGGTGGCGCGGCGGGCTGCACCCAGGGCGCGTTACAGTGCATGTATGAAGCAGAAAACATGCTTTGCGAACTGACAGGCATGAAAGCCTTCACCCTGCAGCCCATGGCCGGGGCCAATGGCGAGTTTGTGGGCGTCAAGCTTATTGCCGCCTACCACAAGGCCAAGGGGCGTGACCGCAAGAAGATGCTCATCCCCGATGCTGCCCACGGCACCAACCCTGCCTCTGCCGCGCTGGCCGGATTCGAGACAATCAACCTTGAATCCCGCCACGGCATGGTAGACCCGGAAGCCATTATAGAAGCTATCCGCAAGCACGGAGAGGACGTGGCAGGGCTTATGATGACCTGCCCCAATACTCTGGGCCTTATGGAAGTGCATCTGCCCCGCATTGTGGCTGAGCTGCGCAAGATAGATGCGCTGCTCTACTACGACGGAGCCAATATGAATGCCATCATGGGCAAGATGCGCGTGGGCGATGTGGGCTTTGACGTGGTGCACCTCAATGTGCATAAAACCCTGTCCACCCCGCACGGTGGCGGTGGCCCCGGAGCGGGTCCCGTCGGCGTGAGCGAGTGCCTGCTGCCTTTCCTGCCCGCGCCCCGTGTGCGCAAGCGTGAGGACGGCTCCTACTTCCTCGACTACGATGTGCCGCAGTCCATAGGCTATATGGGGCCGTTTTATGGCAGCTTCGGCGTGATGGTCAAAGCGCTCGCCTACATGTTGCGCCTGGGAGGGGAGGGCCTTACCCGGGCTTCGGAATACGCGGTGCTCAACGCCAACTATCTGAAAAAGAAGCTTGAAAACACGCTGGATATTCCCTATGCCGACAGGCTGTGCGCCCACGAGTTCGTGGCCTCGGCCCCGCAGGAAACCCGTGCTCTGGATATTGCCAAGGCTCTGCTGGACCGCGGCTTCCATGCGCCGACCATCTACTTCCCGCTTATTGTGCATGAATGCATCATGGCCGAGCCGACGGAAACAGAAAGCAAGGAAACCCTGGATTCCTTTGTGCAGGCTCTTGAAGAGATCATGCTCCAGGCCAAGAGCGACCCGCAGGCCCTGCTGGATGCTCCCGTAACCCTGCCCGCGCGCCGTATGGACGAGACCGGGGCCGCTCGCAACATGATCCTTACGGAAGATATGGCCTAA
- the gcvPA gene encoding aminomethyl-transferring glycine dehydrogenase subunit GcvPA — MPYIPHTPEELQEMLSVVGVRDLDGLFADIPPEMRPKQFNLPKGQSEAAVCAYFEGLAAKNCPDLVSFLGAGYYAHDIPKAVDALAGRSEFYTSYTPYQPECSQGTLQAIFEFQTAISRLLGMDCANASVYDGGTAIFEAAMMAVRSTRRRVLVVDEAVNPIWRVMLASYISSLDLELKTVQQEKGVSRLDALMAAIDDTTAAVIVQNPNFFGAVADYTQVFAKARAHKAFGVISVYPVMQSVLKTPGEMGADVAVAEGQSIGMPLSFGGPYLGLMTCRKEHIRQFPGRIVGRTTDVDGKTGYVLTLQAREQHIRRAKATSNICSNQALCALRALIHLSLLGPCGLTRLAENNMALTRYAVERLTSIKGIELLNDAPYGNEVALRLPMPAQMLVDALSAHGCVPGYPLGRYYPGMEDVLLLACTERNSRQQIGMLAETVGGLL, encoded by the coding sequence ATGCCATACATCCCCCACACGCCGGAAGAGTTGCAGGAAATGCTCTCTGTGGTTGGCGTGCGCGATCTGGACGGCCTTTTTGCCGATATCCCCCCAGAAATGCGCCCCAAACAGTTCAATCTGCCCAAAGGCCAGTCCGAAGCCGCGGTTTGCGCCTATTTTGAAGGCCTGGCCGCCAAAAACTGCCCGGATCTCGTGTCGTTTCTGGGCGCGGGCTATTATGCTCACGACATCCCCAAAGCTGTGGATGCTCTTGCTGGCCGCAGTGAATTCTATACCTCCTACACGCCTTATCAGCCCGAATGCTCGCAGGGAACCCTTCAGGCCATCTTCGAGTTTCAGACGGCCATAAGCCGCCTCCTGGGCATGGATTGCGCCAACGCCTCCGTGTATGACGGCGGCACGGCCATTTTCGAGGCCGCCATGATGGCAGTGCGCTCCACCCGCCGCCGTGTGCTGGTGGTGGACGAGGCCGTCAATCCCATCTGGCGGGTCATGCTGGCTTCATACATCTCCAGCCTTGATCTTGAACTCAAGACCGTGCAGCAGGAAAAGGGCGTGAGCCGCCTTGACGCGCTCATGGCCGCCATTGACGACACCACCGCTGCCGTGATTGTGCAGAACCCCAACTTCTTCGGGGCCGTGGCGGACTACACCCAGGTATTCGCCAAAGCCCGCGCGCACAAGGCGTTCGGCGTCATTTCCGTGTATCCTGTCATGCAGTCCGTGCTGAAAACCCCCGGTGAAATGGGGGCGGACGTGGCGGTGGCCGAAGGCCAGAGCATAGGCATGCCCCTTTCTTTCGGCGGTCCCTATCTGGGGCTGATGACCTGCCGCAAGGAGCATATCCGCCAGTTCCCCGGCCGTATTGTGGGCCGTACCACAGATGTGGACGGCAAAACAGGCTACGTGCTTACCCTGCAGGCGCGGGAGCAGCACATTCGCCGGGCCAAGGCCACATCCAATATCTGCTCCAACCAGGCCCTGTGCGCCCTGCGGGCGCTCATCCACCTGTCCCTGCTGGGTCCCTGCGGGCTTACACGACTGGCGGAAAACAACATGGCCCTTACCCGTTACGCCGTGGAGCGCCTCACCTCCATCAAGGGCATTGAGCTTCTCAACGATGCGCCTTACGGCAATGAGGTGGCCCTGCGCCTGCCCATGCCCGCCCAGATGCTGGTGGATGCCCTGTCCGCGCACGGCTGCGTGCCCGGCTATCCTCTTGGCCGCTACTATCCCGGTATGGAAGACGTGCTGCTGCTGGCCTGCACCGAACGCAACAGCCGTCAGCAGATCGGCATGCTGGCCGAAACCGTGGGAGGTCTGCTGTGA
- the gcvH gene encoding glycine cleavage system protein GcvH produces the protein MATNPSDLLYSKSHEWVRLEGDEAVVGITHFAQESLGDITYVELPLVGDEVSEENEFGSIESVKAASDLVSPVSGDVIGINTALEQAPEKCNADPYGEGWLMRVKFSRKPEGLLDAAAYESFCATEGH, from the coding sequence ATGGCTACCAATCCCTCGGACCTGTTGTACAGCAAGAGCCACGAATGGGTGCGCCTTGAAGGCGACGAAGCCGTGGTCGGCATCACCCACTTTGCCCAGGAGTCCCTTGGCGACATTACCTATGTGGAACTGCCGCTTGTGGGCGATGAAGTCAGCGAAGAAAACGAATTCGGCTCCATTGAATCCGTCAAGGCCGCCAGCGACCTGGTATCACCGGTGAGCGGTGATGTGATCGGTATCAATACCGCCCTGGAGCAGGCGCCTGAAAAGTGCAACGCCGACCCCTACGGCGAAGGCTGGCTCATGCGCGTCAAATTTTCCCGTAAGCCCGAAGGCCTGCTGGACGCAGCGGCTTACGAGTCCTTCTGCGCCACCGAAGGTCATTAG
- the gcvT gene encoding glycine cleavage system aminomethyltransferase GcvT: protein MSDLRTPLTSWHEAQGAKMAPFAGWLMPIQYEGILAEHLHTRKHAGIFDICHMGEFRIEGPGATEALSRAVSHNLETLAPGKCRYGFLLTEKGGVLDDGIIYRFGPDSFMAVVNAACAPGDLATLRARLPESIRITDISAETGKVDLQGPDSLDVLEKIMGENFHDLGYFSFRESKWQGVPVLVSRTGYTGELGYELYLPTDKTEAFWKALLADERVKPVGLGARDTLRLEAGLPLYGHDLDEEHTPAEAGMARMMTSQADYVGREGAQTVREVLVPLQIEGRRAARHGDVLALPGGEAVGRITSGSFAPSLGYVIAFAWVAAAHADKEDFVVRASRTELPAKKVEIPFYKEGTARKKLV, encoded by the coding sequence ATGTCAGACTTGCGTACCCCGCTGACCTCCTGGCATGAAGCCCAGGGAGCGAAAATGGCCCCCTTTGCGGGCTGGCTCATGCCCATTCAGTACGAGGGCATTCTTGCGGAACATCTCCACACCCGGAAACATGCCGGTATTTTTGACATCTGCCATATGGGAGAATTTCGCATTGAAGGCCCTGGCGCTACAGAGGCCCTGTCGCGCGCCGTAAGCCACAATCTTGAAACCCTGGCCCCCGGCAAGTGCCGTTATGGTTTTCTGCTCACGGAAAAAGGCGGCGTTCTTGACGACGGCATCATCTACCGTTTCGGGCCTGATTCCTTCATGGCCGTGGTCAATGCCGCCTGCGCCCCCGGCGATCTGGCAACCCTGCGCGCCCGCCTGCCTGAAAGTATCAGGATTACCGACATCTCGGCCGAAACCGGCAAGGTTGACCTGCAAGGCCCGGATTCACTGGACGTGCTTGAAAAGATCATGGGCGAAAATTTTCATGACCTCGGCTACTTTTCTTTTCGCGAAAGCAAGTGGCAGGGTGTGCCTGTGCTTGTGAGCCGTACCGGTTACACTGGTGAACTTGGGTATGAGCTTTATCTGCCCACGGACAAAACCGAGGCTTTCTGGAAAGCCCTGCTGGCCGATGAGCGTGTTAAACCTGTCGGCCTTGGCGCTCGCGACACGCTGCGCCTTGAGGCCGGTTTGCCGCTTTACGGGCATGACCTTGATGAAGAACATACGCCCGCCGAGGCGGGTATGGCCCGCATGATGACAAGCCAGGCCGACTATGTGGGCAGGGAAGGGGCACAGACCGTGCGCGAAGTGCTTGTACCCCTGCAGATCGAAGGCCGCCGCGCCGCCCGCCACGGCGATGTGCTGGCGCTGCCCGGCGGCGAGGCCGTAGGGCGCATCACCAGCGGCTCGTTTGCACCCTCTTTGGGCTATGTTATTGCTTTTGCCTGGGTGGCTGCCGCCCATGCGGACAAGGAAGATTTTGTGGTGCGCGCCTCCAGAACGGAACTGCCCGCCAAAAAGGTGGAAATTCCCTTCTACAAAGAAGGCACGGCCCGCAAAAAGCTGGTCTGA
- a CDS encoding lipoate--protein ligase, producing MEHLTFSTLDPAFNLALEEALFETLPAGHPGYFLLWQNGPSVIVGRHQCTVDEVNADFIRRENLPVVRRITGGGAVYHDTGNLNFSFIEHAGGREKVDFRRYLEPVCAALADLGVRAGISGRNDVETEGRKISGSGQMLRRGKVLHHGTLLIDVNFDRLVEALNVDPEKMRSKGVASVRSRVGNISEYWQPGSDMDALVAALVRRCASRPGSVGESIMGEAHRLADEKYRQWNWNYGAMPNFTERKRQRFDWGTVELRLDVKQGRIASCAILGDFFCNAGEGIQELEQSLAGASREPEELEAILRQLDMGRYFSGCEAETMTAFFTS from the coding sequence ATGGAACACCTTACTTTTTCTACCCTTGATCCCGCCTTTAACCTCGCGCTTGAAGAGGCGCTGTTTGAGACGCTTCCAGCCGGTCATCCAGGGTATTTTCTGCTTTGGCAGAACGGCCCTTCGGTTATTGTGGGGCGCCACCAGTGTACGGTGGACGAAGTCAATGCCGATTTCATCCGGCGTGAAAACCTGCCAGTGGTACGTCGTATCACCGGCGGCGGGGCTGTGTATCATGATACGGGCAATCTGAATTTTTCCTTTATTGAACATGCCGGCGGCCGAGAAAAGGTGGATTTCCGGCGCTATCTTGAGCCGGTGTGCGCGGCTCTGGCCGATCTCGGCGTGCGTGCCGGAATTTCCGGTCGCAATGACGTGGAGACCGAGGGACGCAAGATTTCCGGCAGCGGGCAGATGCTGCGCCGGGGCAAGGTGCTGCACCACGGCACGCTGCTTATTGATGTGAACTTTGACCGCCTTGTGGAAGCCCTGAATGTGGACCCGGAAAAGATGCGCTCCAAAGGGGTGGCGTCGGTGCGGTCACGGGTAGGCAATATCTCGGAATACTGGCAGCCGGGCAGCGATATGGACGCGCTTGTGGCTGCGCTGGTCAGGCGGTGCGCATCGCGACCCGGCAGTGTGGGTGAAAGTATCATGGGCGAGGCGCACAGGCTTGCTGACGAAAAATACCGGCAGTGGAACTGGAACTACGGGGCCATGCCCAACTTTACCGAGCGCAAGCGGCAGCGCTTCGACTGGGGCACGGTGGAACTGCGCCTTGATGTGAAGCAGGGGCGTATCGCCTCCTGCGCCATTCTGGGAGATTTTTTCTGCAATGCCGGAGAAGGCATACAGGAACTGGAGCAAAGCCTCGCGGGGGCTTCCCGGGAGCCTGAAGAGCTGGAAGCCATTTTGCGGCAACTGGACATGGGCCGCTACTTCAGCGGCTGCGAGGCCGAAACCATGACGGCATTTTTCACGAGTTGA
- a CDS encoding phosphate ABC transporter ATP-binding protein produces the protein MSIAARIDDLCVSFGRREILHQVSFDIQAGGITVLAGRSGSGKTTLLRALNRLNETFPHCRTSGWVELDLGQGLEPVYPAPGAAVRSLALLRSRVGMVFQTPNVLPVSVERNLVLPLAVVAGLPEAECRHRAENALKSVALWSEVKDRLSMNADRLSGGQQQRLCLARALALEPAMLLLDEPTASLDVHATAEIEDLLLQLAGQYPLVVVTHHPQQAVRLGDRLIVMADGHVRQQFERGSIDADTLARVLAGAGADSPEAAPACLPG, from the coding sequence ATGAGTATAGCCGCCCGCATTGATGATCTCTGCGTGAGCTTCGGCCGCCGGGAAATTTTGCACCAAGTGTCTTTTGACATCCAGGCGGGGGGCATCACAGTGCTTGCCGGGCGCTCCGGCTCGGGCAAAACAACCTTGCTCAGGGCTTTGAACCGCCTGAACGAAACATTCCCCCACTGTCGCACTTCGGGATGGGTCGAGCTTGATCTGGGGCAGGGGCTTGAGCCTGTATATCCCGCCCCAGGGGCGGCCGTGCGCTCTCTGGCTCTGTTGCGCAGCCGCGTGGGCATGGTTTTTCAGACTCCCAACGTGCTGCCCGTCAGCGTGGAGCGCAACCTTGTGTTGCCGCTTGCCGTGGTGGCAGGGCTGCCGGAAGCCGAATGCCGCCACCGGGCCGAAAATGCCCTTAAAAGCGTTGCCCTGTGGAGTGAAGTTAAAGACCGCCTGAGCATGAATGCCGACAGGCTTTCCGGCGGGCAGCAACAGCGGCTTTGCCTTGCCCGCGCCCTTGCGCTGGAACCCGCCATGCTGCTTCTTGATGAACCCACTGCCTCGCTGGATGTTCATGCCACGGCGGAAATAGAAGATCTTCTGCTGCAGCTTGCAGGGCAGTATCCGCTGGTAGTGGTCACGCATCATCCGCAGCAGGCCGTGCGCCTTGGAGATCGCCTGATTGTCATGGCTGACGGCCATGTCCGGCAACAATTCGAACGGGGCAGCATTGATGCCGACACACTGGCCCGGGTGCTGGCCGGAGCAGGTGCAGATTCGCCGGAAGCCGCGCCGGCATGCCTGCCGGGCTGA